One segment of Halococcus saccharolyticus DSM 5350 DNA contains the following:
- a CDS encoding LysE family transporter, whose amino-acid sequence MISIETVLVFDHGLLVNVLDPKVTLFCLAFFPPLVFATASNASLQLFVLGCLYAGLTLLYLASVAVLSGTIRTALRSCAGIDDWLRYGTGNALVGFGLVLAVERDFLS is encoded by the coding sequence ATGATCTCGATCGAGACGGTGTTGGTGTTCGATCACGGCCTGCTGGTGAATGTCCTCGACCCGAAGGTCACACTCTTCTGTCTCGCCTTTTTCCCGCCGCTCGTCTTCGCAACCGCGTCGAACGCGTCGCTGCAACTCTTCGTCCTCGGCTGCCTGTACGCTGGACTGACACTACTGTATCTCGCCAGCGTCGCCGTGCTCTCGGGGACGATCCGGACGGCGCTGCGTTCGTGCGCAGGCATCGACGACTGGCTGCGCTATGGCACGGGAAACGCTCTCGTTGGCTTCGGTCTCGTCCTCGCGGTTGAGCGGGACTTCCTGTCGTGA
- the cdd gene encoding cytidine deaminase — MDDADLVAAAREATANAHVPYSEYRVGAALETADGTVFTGCNIENANYSNSLHAEEVAIAEAIKNGHDAFAQVAVTSSERDGVLPCGMCRQTFTEFCDDDFRVLCDEESELAEYRLGDLLPDAITAETLGR; from the coding sequence ATGGACGACGCAGACCTCGTCGCGGCCGCCCGCGAGGCCACGGCGAACGCCCACGTCCCGTACTCGGAGTATCGCGTCGGCGCGGCGCTCGAAACCGCCGACGGAACGGTGTTCACAGGCTGCAACATCGAGAACGCGAACTACTCGAACAGCCTCCACGCCGAGGAAGTGGCGATCGCCGAGGCCATCAAAAACGGTCACGACGCGTTCGCACAGGTTGCGGTGACGTCGAGCGAGCGCGACGGCGTGCTCCCCTGCGGGATGTGCCGTCAGACCTTCACCGAGTTCTGCGACGACGACTTTCGCGTGCTCTGTGACGAGGAGAGCGAACTCGCCGAGTATCGCCTCGGCGACCTCCTTCCGGACGCGATCACCGCCGAGACTCTGGGACGATGA
- a CDS encoding nucleoside phosphorylase: MTGDSEDPNDEVQYHLGVGEGDVADTVLLPGDPERIPKITGVWDDAETVAEHREYRTATGEHRGTPISTTSTGIGSPSAAIAVEELARVGVDTFLRVGSCGAIQPGMDVGDLVITSGAVRQEGTSEEYVREDYPAAADDRVVAALVAAAERLDYDYHVGVTASTDSFYAGQGRPGFEGFEAAGSDELVENLREANVLNIEMEASTICTLANLYGLRAGAVCTVYANRVTGEFRTEGETRAAETASLATALLAKMDERAREAGADRWYPGLGIEAE, translated from the coding sequence ATGACCGGCGACAGCGAGGACCCAAACGACGAGGTCCAGTACCACCTCGGCGTCGGCGAGGGCGATGTCGCAGACACCGTACTCCTGCCTGGCGACCCCGAGCGCATCCCGAAGATCACCGGCGTGTGGGACGACGCGGAGACCGTGGCCGAACACCGCGAGTATCGCACTGCGACCGGCGAGCACCGGGGAACGCCGATCAGCACTACCTCGACGGGAATCGGCAGCCCCTCGGCGGCGATCGCGGTCGAGGAGCTCGCCCGCGTCGGCGTTGACACCTTTCTCCGAGTGGGCTCCTGTGGCGCGATCCAGCCCGGAATGGATGTGGGCGATCTCGTCATCACCTCGGGAGCCGTTCGCCAGGAGGGAACCAGCGAGGAGTACGTTCGCGAGGACTACCCCGCGGCGGCGGACGACCGCGTAGTGGCGGCGCTGGTCGCGGCGGCCGAGCGCCTCGATTACGACTACCACGTCGGCGTGACCGCGAGCACCGACAGCTTTTATGCGGGGCAGGGCCGGCCGGGCTTCGAGGGATTCGAGGCCGCCGGCAGCGACGAACTCGTCGAGAATCTTCGGGAGGCCAACGTCCTCAATATCGAGATGGAGGCGAGCACGATCTGCACCCTCGCGAACCTCTACGGCCTCCGCGCCGGCGCGGTCTGTACGGTCTACGCCAACCGCGTCACCGGCGAGTTCCGGACCGAGGGTGAGACCCGTGCCGCCGAAACCGCGAGTCTCGCCACCGCGCTGCTCGCCAAGATGGACGAGCGGGCGCGCGAGGCCGGAGCCGATCGGTGGTATCCCGGGCTGGGTATCGAGGCGGAGTAA
- the fer gene encoding ferredoxin Fer, which produces MASPFDVLRVDPEASEEAIEQAYRERVIEAHPDHGGSPEEFQRVRTAYKQLQAGYEPEVDTEPELEDEESYEQAGSRVEYLNYAVLDDHGWDLDDDDLFGKAAAGDLDHEDYGEFLVEPHESLLEAAENRGFMWPFACRGGACANCAVIVKEGELSMPVNNILPPEMIDQDIRLSCNGIPVTDEMQVLYNVKHLPELEELRLPPRPFEQAYPGD; this is translated from the coding sequence GTGGCGTCCCCGTTCGATGTCCTCCGAGTCGATCCCGAGGCAAGCGAGGAGGCGATCGAGCAGGCCTATCGCGAGCGCGTAATCGAGGCCCACCCGGACCACGGCGGCTCCCCCGAGGAGTTTCAGCGAGTCCGGACGGCGTACAAGCAGCTCCAGGCGGGCTACGAGCCCGAGGTCGATACCGAGCCAGAACTCGAAGACGAGGAGAGCTACGAGCAGGCTGGCTCGCGGGTCGAGTATCTCAACTACGCGGTGCTCGACGATCACGGCTGGGACCTCGACGACGACGATCTGTTCGGCAAGGCCGCAGCGGGCGATCTCGATCACGAGGACTACGGCGAGTTCCTCGTCGAACCCCACGAATCACTGCTCGAAGCCGCCGAGAATCGAGGATTCATGTGGCCCTTCGCCTGCCGTGGCGGTGCGTGTGCGAACTGTGCGGTCATCGTCAAGGAGGGCGAGCTCTCGATGCCGGTCAACAACATCCTCCCGCCGGAGATGATCGATCAGGACATCCGGCTGTCGTGTAACGGTATCCCGGTCACCGACGAGATGCAGGTGCTCTACAACGTCAAACACCTCCCCGAACTCGAAGAGCTCCGACTGCCGCCGCGGCCGTTCGAGCAGGCGTATCCGGGCGACTGA
- a CDS encoding DUF7282 domain-containing protein, whose product MRTSTLTVALLSALLVASAGMAGALTTNGLQPQESPTNTTTGGGDAATDGSPSVTFDDQESSGESLLVASATLPRQGFVAIYDSSQSGNQTDQVIGASYLLEPGTSDNIRIALDESLDSSASLTAVVHADTNENGEFDYVSSDGQEDTALTPEGDRRIVDIAQVTVENAAGTNDSAADGSNTTTAPSDDEAANATTDETTADGMTTADETSAEETTADETSAEETTAEETAAEETAADDAAEATDAADGAAANDTNGSGDSGSSGAFGPGFGPVVAVIALLAAALLAGRRRE is encoded by the coding sequence ATGCGAACGAGCACACTCACTGTTGCCCTCCTATCGGCGCTGCTGGTGGCAAGTGCCGGTATGGCGGGTGCGCTCACCACGAACGGTCTCCAGCCACAGGAATCACCGACGAACACCACGACGGGCGGTGGCGACGCGGCAACCGACGGGAGCCCGAGCGTCACGTTCGATGATCAAGAAAGTAGCGGCGAGTCGCTCCTCGTCGCGTCGGCGACCCTTCCCCGACAGGGCTTCGTCGCCATCTACGACAGCAGCCAGTCGGGTAATCAAACGGATCAGGTCATCGGTGCGTCGTACCTGCTCGAACCTGGCACGTCCGACAACATCCGGATCGCACTCGACGAATCCCTCGACAGCTCGGCGTCGCTGACTGCGGTCGTGCACGCTGATACCAACGAGAACGGCGAGTTCGACTACGTCTCATCGGATGGTCAGGAGGACACGGCGCTCACACCCGAAGGCGATCGACGAATCGTCGACATCGCTCAGGTCACCGTCGAGAACGCTGCCGGCACGAACGACAGCGCTGCCGACGGGTCGAACACGACCACAGCGCCCTCCGACGACGAGGCTGCAAACGCCACGACCGACGAAACGACTGCCGATGGGATGACGACTGCCGACGAGACGAGTGCCGAGGAAACGACTGCCGACGAGACGAGTGCCGAGGAAACGACAGCCGAAGAGACAGCTGCCGAGGAGACGGCCGCTGACGACGCCGCCGAAGCGACCGATGCGGCGGACGGAGCGGCCGCGAACGACACGAACGGTTCCGGCGATTCGGGCAGTAGCGGTGCGTTCGGGCCCGGGTTCGGTCCCGTGGTTGCCGTCATCGCACTGCTCGCGGCCGCGTTGCTCGCAGGCCGACGGCGCGAGTAA
- the ubaA gene encoding SAMP-activating enzyme E1: MNGPGLDPTQLDRYSRHVIMDEIGPAGQAALLDARVLVVGAGGLGSPAIQYLAAAGVGELGIADDDVVERSNLQRQVVHGDSDVGRKKVDSAADFVERLNPDIEITTHDLRVGSETVADLVADYDFVVDGSDNFRTRYLVNDACTLAGVPFSHGAIYRFEGQVTTFTQGSPCYRCLFPEAPPEGTVPDCATVGVLGALPGVVGSIQATEAAKHLIDVGETLDGRLLVYDAMDMNFEEVPIAPNPDCPVCGEGGIESVGEVEYTDSCAIAST, translated from the coding sequence ATGAACGGTCCCGGCCTCGATCCCACGCAGCTCGACCGGTACTCCCGCCACGTCATCATGGACGAGATCGGTCCGGCGGGTCAAGCGGCGTTGCTCGACGCCCGTGTGCTCGTGGTCGGTGCGGGCGGCCTCGGCTCGCCCGCGATCCAGTACCTCGCCGCCGCGGGCGTCGGCGAACTCGGGATCGCCGACGACGACGTGGTGGAGCGATCGAACCTCCAGCGTCAGGTCGTCCACGGCGACAGCGACGTCGGCCGGAAGAAAGTCGACAGCGCCGCCGACTTCGTCGAGCGGCTGAATCCCGATATCGAGATCACGACTCACGACCTGCGCGTCGGCTCCGAAACGGTCGCGGATCTCGTTGCCGATTACGACTTCGTGGTCGACGGATCGGACAACTTCCGCACCAGGTATCTCGTGAACGACGCCTGCACGCTCGCCGGCGTTCCCTTCAGCCACGGCGCGATCTATCGCTTCGAAGGACAGGTCACGACCTTCACCCAAGGATCGCCATGCTATCGGTGTCTGTTCCCCGAAGCGCCACCCGAGGGCACGGTTCCCGACTGTGCGACCGTCGGCGTGCTCGGCGCGCTCCCCGGGGTGGTGGGATCGATCCAGGCGACCGAGGCCGCGAAACACCTGATCGACGTGGGTGAAACCCTCGACGGTCGGCTGCTGGTCTACGACGCGATGGACATGAACTTCGAGGAGGTGCCGATCGCACCGAACCCCGACTGTCCGGTGTGTGGCGAGGGAGGGATCGAGTCAGTCGGCGAAGTCGAGTACACCGACTCCTGTGCGATCGCGTCGACCTGA
- a CDS encoding cobalamin-binding protein, translating into MRIVTLLPSATEIVYALGLEPVGTSHECDYPPDAATKPAVNRSRVDAEASSAEIDSQVLEAEDGDGVYDIDLDTLDRLDPDLVISQGICDVCAVDSVLVREAVEKLALDCEVLTTDPHSLGDVFADIRRIGDATGTRERADELVADLEARVDTVAATVEKADERPRVAVLDWTDPVMTAGHWVPEMVELAGGSYGLAEPGDASRPREWDAIREYDPEVLVVAPCGFDLDQTAENLADLTDREGWDDLTAVLEGRAYALDGHQFMNRPGPRLVDSLEHLAGLVHPDLFDSPPAEAARPLRTLRGEPTVEL; encoded by the coding sequence ATGCGCATCGTCACGCTGCTGCCCTCGGCGACCGAGATCGTCTACGCGCTGGGGCTCGAACCCGTCGGGACCTCTCACGAGTGCGACTACCCGCCCGACGCCGCCACGAAGCCCGCGGTCAACCGCTCGCGAGTCGACGCCGAAGCGTCGAGCGCCGAGATCGACAGCCAAGTCCTCGAAGCCGAGGATGGTGACGGGGTGTACGACATCGATCTCGATACACTCGACCGACTCGATCCCGACCTCGTTATCTCACAGGGGATCTGTGACGTCTGCGCGGTGGATTCGGTGCTCGTCCGAGAGGCGGTCGAGAAGTTGGCCCTCGACTGTGAGGTGCTGACGACCGATCCTCACAGTCTGGGTGACGTCTTCGCTGACATCCGACGGATCGGCGACGCGACCGGGACTCGGGAACGGGCCGACGAACTCGTCGCCGACCTCGAAGCGCGCGTCGATACCGTCGCAGCCACCGTCGAGAAGGCCGACGAACGCCCGCGCGTGGCAGTCCTCGACTGGACCGATCCCGTGATGACCGCCGGCCACTGGGTGCCCGAAATGGTCGAACTGGCTGGTGGTTCGTACGGTCTCGCGGAGCCAGGCGACGCCTCCCGACCCCGCGAGTGGGACGCGATCCGCGAGTACGACCCCGAAGTGCTCGTAGTCGCGCCTTGCGGGTTCGACCTCGACCAGACCGCCGAAAACCTCGCGGATCTGACCGACCGCGAGGGCTGGGACGATCTCACCGCAGTGCTCGAGGGCCGAGCGTACGCGCTCGACGGCCACCAGTTCATGAACCGGCCAGGGCCCCGGCTCGTCGACTCGCTCGAACACCTCGCGGGGCTCGTCCATCCCGACCTGTTCGATTCGCCACCCGCCGAGGCTGCCCGCCCGCTCCGGACGCTCCGGGGCGAGCCCACGGTCGAACTCTGA
- a CDS encoding DUF6663 family protein: protein MQPTTAGTYRVLDSTRGPDELLLLDVESQDPTYVTTVGYEGDLGEAVAELEPGNRIDATLSWDDGAPRFADLAIDTRTTIEFADGATDIFEVARETWNEARREGAAMNSRVTQDTDGEENGVVYTFAEQAGQRDLYGEFRDGVTPLEPLIDRLGEGSEPPYAAFVIRPAEHPFVLVALALDRDALFAETIRDTYFS, encoded by the coding sequence ATGCAGCCGACCACGGCCGGGACCTACCGCGTGCTCGACAGCACCCGTGGTCCCGACGAGTTGCTTCTGCTCGACGTCGAGAGCCAGGACCCGACCTACGTCACGACCGTAGGCTACGAGGGCGACCTCGGCGAAGCGGTCGCGGAGCTGGAACCCGGAAATCGGATCGACGCGACGCTGTCGTGGGACGACGGCGCGCCACGGTTCGCCGACCTCGCGATCGATACCCGGACTACGATCGAGTTCGCCGACGGCGCGACCGATATCTTCGAGGTCGCGCGCGAGACGTGGAACGAAGCGCGGCGCGAGGGTGCGGCGATGAACTCTCGAGTGACCCAGGACACCGACGGCGAGGAAAACGGTGTTGTCTACACGTTCGCGGAGCAGGCAGGCCAGCGCGACCTTTACGGTGAGTTCCGGGATGGGGTCACGCCGCTCGAACCCTTGATCGACCGGCTCGGCGAGGGTTCAGAGCCACCGTACGCGGCCTTCGTCATCCGGCCAGCCGAGCACCCGTTCGTACTCGTCGCGCTCGCGCTCGACCGCGACGCCCTGTTCGCGGAGACGATCCGCGATACGTACTTTTCCTGA
- a CDS encoding aconitate hydratase, with the protein MGQTLTEKILDDHLVEGELETGEEIGIDIDQVLTQDTTGTLVWLQFEALGLDEVQTELAAQYCDHQTYQFDFKNSDDHRFLRSAAGTFGAHFSRPGNGICHQVHKERFAAPGKTMLGSDSHTPTPGGMGELAIGSGGLDVAVAMGGGQYYIEMPEVVNVRLEGELPDWATAKDVILHLLGELSVKGGVGKVLEYTGPGVENLSVPERTTITNMGTELGATTSIFPTDDHTQEFLDRLGRGDEHVEIGPDDDAEYDDVIEVDLSDLEPLIATPSMPDNVVPVREVAGEDVDQVIIGSCTNGAYEDILPGAKMLEGREVDKRTEMIVAPGSKQASELLAREGWTAEMMAAGVNFSEATCGACIGIGHVPASDSVSLRTFNRNFEGRSGIEDDSVYLCSPEVATASALAGEIVDPRDLADELGDLEDPGFEMADKYDGSTADLIAPDEAVDDGLVKGPNIGDVPLKDPLDAHLQGSALLKMDDNITTDHIIPATQDILMYRSNIPKLSEFTLSRVDDDFAQRALDADGGFLVAGENYGQGSSREHAALCPMYLGVEGVLAQSFARIHKANLFNFGLLPLEIDEDTYADIEQGDDIEIVDDVEEAVRSGQDEFTIRVNDDWEATGQLDASAREREILADGGKLPHTKAQQDDSSGAAPADD; encoded by the coding sequence ATGGGACAAACGCTGACCGAGAAGATCCTCGATGACCATCTCGTCGAGGGCGAACTCGAAACCGGTGAGGAGATCGGGATCGACATCGACCAGGTGCTCACCCAGGACACTACTGGCACGCTGGTCTGGCTCCAGTTCGAGGCGCTCGGCCTCGACGAGGTCCAGACCGAACTCGCGGCCCAGTACTGCGACCACCAGACATACCAGTTCGACTTCAAGAACTCCGACGACCACCGTTTCCTCCGGTCGGCAGCAGGCACGTTCGGCGCGCACTTCTCCCGGCCGGGTAACGGAATCTGCCATCAGGTCCACAAGGAGCGCTTCGCCGCGCCAGGCAAGACGATGCTCGGCAGCGACTCGCACACCCCGACCCCGGGTGGGATGGGCGAGCTCGCGATCGGTTCCGGCGGTCTCGACGTGGCCGTCGCGATGGGTGGCGGCCAGTACTACATCGAGATGCCCGAGGTCGTGAACGTCCGGCTCGAAGGCGAGCTTCCCGACTGGGCCACCGCGAAGGACGTCATCCTCCACCTGCTCGGCGAACTCTCGGTCAAGGGTGGCGTCGGCAAGGTGCTCGAATACACCGGACCTGGCGTCGAGAACCTCTCGGTGCCCGAACGGACCACCATCACCAACATGGGGACCGAGCTCGGGGCGACGACCTCGATCTTCCCGACCGACGACCACACCCAGGAGTTCCTCGACCGGCTCGGCCGCGGCGACGAGCACGTCGAGATCGGACCGGACGACGACGCCGAGTACGACGACGTGATCGAGGTCGACCTCAGCGATCTCGAACCGCTCATCGCCACGCCGTCGATGCCCGACAACGTCGTTCCCGTGCGCGAGGTCGCCGGCGAGGACGTCGATCAGGTCATCATCGGCTCGTGCACCAACGGGGCCTACGAGGACATCCTGCCTGGCGCGAAGATGCTCGAAGGCCGTGAGGTCGACAAGCGCACCGAGATGATCGTCGCGCCCGGCTCGAAGCAGGCCTCCGAGCTCCTCGCGCGCGAGGGCTGGACTGCCGAAATGATGGCCGCCGGTGTCAACTTCTCCGAGGCCACCTGTGGCGCGTGCATCGGTATCGGCCACGTGCCCGCCTCCGACTCGGTCTCGCTCAGAACGTTCAACCGCAACTTCGAGGGCCGGTCGGGCATCGAGGACGACTCGGTGTACCTCTGCTCGCCGGAGGTCGCCACCGCCTCCGCGTTGGCCGGCGAGATCGTCGATCCGCGCGACCTCGCCGACGAGCTCGGCGACCTCGAGGACCCTGGCTTCGAGATGGCCGACAAATACGACGGCTCGACCGCGGACCTCATCGCGCCCGACGAGGCCGTCGACGACGGGCTCGTGAAGGGGCCGAACATCGGCGACGTCCCGCTGAAGGACCCGCTCGACGCCCACCTTCAGGGATCGGCGCTGCTCAAGATGGACGACAACATCACGACCGACCACATCATTCCGGCCACCCAGGACATCCTGATGTACCGGTCGAACATCCCCAAGCTCTCGGAGTTCACCCTCTCGCGAGTCGACGACGACTTCGCCCAGCGCGCGCTCGACGCCGACGGCGGCTTCCTCGTCGCTGGCGAGAACTACGGCCAGGGGAGTTCGCGCGAGCACGCCGCGCTCTGTCCGATGTACCTCGGCGTCGAGGGCGTCCTCGCCCAGAGCTTCGCCCGCATCCACAAGGCGAACCTCTTCAACTTCGGGCTGCTGCCCCTCGAAATCGACGAGGACACCTACGCGGACATCGAACAGGGCGACGACATCGAGATCGTCGACGATGTCGAGGAGGCCGTGCGCTCGGGCCAGGACGAGTTCACGATCCGCGTGAACGACGACTGGGAGGCCACCGGCCAGCTCGACGCCTCCGCCCGCGAGCGCGAGATCCTCGCCGACGGCGGCAAGCTCCCGCACACGAAGGCCCAGCAGGACGATAGCTCGGGCGCGGCCCCCGCGGACGACTAG
- a CDS encoding deoxyuridine 5'-triphosphate nucleotidohydrolase, giving the protein MFESGRFVAEHVTPVTDEQIQPNGVDLTLEAVFEQHEPGHIGVDGKEIGDRHRRREHVTEGPGADDIDFGTDTATDPYYLPPGGYVVRYAETVRIPDGHIGFIHPRSSLMRNSCMLNTAVWDAGYEGRGEGLLQVHHDIEIERSARIAQLVLAEADHDGVYDGSYQGENVD; this is encoded by the coding sequence ATGTTCGAGAGCGGGCGGTTCGTCGCCGAACACGTCACGCCGGTCACGGACGAACAGATCCAACCGAACGGTGTCGACTTGACACTCGAAGCGGTGTTCGAACAGCACGAGCCGGGCCATATTGGCGTCGACGGCAAGGAGATCGGCGATCGCCACCGACGCCGCGAACACGTCACCGAAGGACCAGGAGCCGACGACATCGATTTCGGGACCGATACCGCGACCGACCCGTACTATCTCCCACCGGGTGGGTACGTCGTCCGGTACGCCGAAACCGTCCGGATCCCCGACGGTCACATCGGGTTCATCCACCCACGGTCGTCGCTCATGCGCAACTCGTGCATGCTCAACACCGCAGTCTGGGACGCAGGGTACGAGGGGCGTGGCGAGGGGCTTCTCCAGGTGCACCACGACATCGAGATCGAGCGCAGCGCGCGCATCGCCCAGCTCGTGCTCGCCGAGGCCGACCACGACGGTGTGTACGACGGAAGCTACCAGGGCGAGAACGTCGACTGA
- a CDS encoding PspA/IM30 family protein yields MGILSRASYVVRSKLNAVLNSAEDPSEQLDYSYEQLRDQLQDVKGGIADLTTQKKRLEIQKRRLEENVEKHNDQAREAVRQDREDLARQALEKKKQKMTQIEDLESQIAELQNTQDQLVEKKNTLQGRIEEFRTKKESMKARYEAAEASTRVSEAMTGAGDEMEDVSRSIERANERTEDMEARAAAMDELEESGAFEDALSDKDQLDRELESLSSDREVDAELETLQAEMGADGGSETASESASEEVESATTEVDATSNGANGGSDESADPAVEAELEELQNDEDT; encoded by the coding sequence ATGGGTATCCTCTCGCGCGCGTCGTACGTCGTGCGGTCGAAGCTGAACGCGGTCCTCAACAGCGCCGAGGACCCGAGCGAGCAGCTCGATTACTCCTACGAACAGCTCCGCGACCAGCTCCAGGACGTCAAGGGCGGGATCGCGGACCTCACCACCCAGAAGAAACGCCTCGAGATTCAGAAGCGCCGGCTGGAGGAAAACGTCGAGAAGCACAACGACCAGGCCCGCGAGGCCGTCCGTCAGGACCGCGAGGATCTCGCGCGCCAGGCCCTCGAAAAGAAAAAGCAGAAGATGACCCAGATCGAGGACCTCGAGAGCCAGATCGCCGAACTCCAGAACACCCAGGATCAGCTCGTCGAGAAGAAAAACACCCTCCAGGGTCGGATCGAAGAGTTCCGCACGAAAAAGGAGAGCATGAAAGCGCGCTACGAGGCTGCCGAAGCGAGTACGAGAGTGTCCGAAGCGATGACTGGTGCAGGCGACGAGATGGAGGACGTGAGCCGGTCGATCGAGCGCGCGAACGAGCGGACCGAGGACATGGAAGCCCGCGCGGCGGCGATGGACGAACTCGAAGAGTCGGGTGCGTTCGAGGACGCTCTCTCGGATAAAGACCAGCTAGATCGCGAACTCGAATCGCTCAGTTCCGACAGAGAGGTCGACGCCGAACTCGAAACGCTTCAGGCCGAGATGGGGGCCGACGGTGGTTCCGAGACGGCGAGCGAGTCGGCAAGCGAGGAGGTCGAATCGGCGACCACCGAGGTCGACGCCACGAGCAACGGAGCCAACGGTGGCAGTGACGAGTCGGCCGATCCCGCGGTCGAGGCCGAGCTCGAAGAGCTCCAGAACGACGAGGACACGTAA
- a CDS encoding alpha/beta hydrolase, giving the protein MDVVVPGGRDVRGTLDHPGDTSDESTEPDLQRVVVACPPHPQDGGTRSDRRLVAVSDALGDRGVACLRFDYGKWDEGQGEQVDVKNAVRWAREHADAVGLYGFSFGATMALCTAAETDGVRAVSALAPDRGREGADAVAALDGIDCPTQVLYAERDTTADWEPVVERARELGITVTALPADHFFVGQAEKVAAAVVGFFDEEW; this is encoded by the coding sequence ATGGACGTCGTGGTTCCTGGCGGTCGGGACGTACGTGGAACGCTCGATCACCCCGGCGATACGTCGGACGAGAGCACGGAGCCGGACCTCCAACGAGTCGTCGTCGCGTGTCCGCCCCATCCACAGGACGGTGGAACGCGCTCCGATCGGCGGCTCGTCGCGGTGAGCGACGCGCTCGGAGACCGGGGCGTCGCGTGTCTCCGGTTCGACTACGGCAAGTGGGACGAGGGGCAGGGCGAGCAAGTCGACGTGAAAAACGCCGTCCGGTGGGCGCGCGAACACGCCGACGCTGTGGGCCTCTACGGGTTCAGCTTCGGCGCGACGATGGCGCTGTGTACGGCCGCCGAGACCGACGGGGTTCGAGCGGTGAGCGCGCTCGCGCCCGACCGTGGCCGCGAGGGTGCGGATGCGGTGGCCGCCCTCGACGGGATCGACTGCCCGACACAAGTGCTGTACGCCGAGCGTGACACGACCGCCGACTGGGAGCCAGTCGTCGAGCGCGCCCGCGAGTTGGGGATCACCGTGACGGCGCTACCGGCGGATCACTTCTTCGTCGGGCAGGCCGAGAAGGTGGCTGCGGCGGTCGTCGGGTTCTTCGACGAGGAGTGGTGA